Sequence from the Gemmatimonadota bacterium genome:
CCGACGTGAGGATCGCGTTGATCGGGAACGGCCGCATGGCGCAGGCCATTCGGGCGGAAGCAGAGGCGGCCGGGGAGACGGTGGTCACCACGATCGCTCGCGGAGAGAATCCGGCAGGGGAGGGGATCACTGCTTCGCGGCTGACCGGCGCCGAGGTGGTGTTCGAGTTCTCCACGCCCGAGGCGGTCGTCGACAACCTGCGGGCACTGCATCCGCTCGGACTCGCCGTGGTGTGCGGCACGACCGGATGGGACTCGGCCCGCGCGGAGGTTGAGGCGTCCTGGCGCGAGGGCCCCGGTGCCCTGCTCGCCGCCAGCAACTTTGCGATCGGCGTCCACCTCTTTCTCCGCGCCGCGCGCGATCTGGCACGTGCGGCGGCGGGGCAGCCCTCGTTCGGCGGCTTTCTGCACGAGCGCCACCACGCCGCCAAGCGGGATGCGCCGTCGGGCACGGGACTCCGCTTGCAGGAGGCCGCCCGTACCGGCGACCCGACGCGCGAGTGGCCCATCTCCTCGGTGCGGGCCGGCTCGATCCCGGGCGAGCACGAGCTGGTGCTCGATGCGCCGTATGAATCGATCACCCTGCGGCACGTGGCGCGCGATCGTCGCGTCTTTGCGGCCGGGGCCCTGACGGCAGGACGATGGCTGCTTGGCCGACGCGGCGTATTCACGC
This genomic interval carries:
- a CDS encoding dihydrodipicolinate reductase, producing the protein MAQAIRAEAEAAGETVVTTIARGENPAGEGITASRLTGAEVVFEFSTPEAVVDNLRALHPLGLAVVCGTTGWDSARAEVEASWREGPGALLAASNFAIGVHLFLRAARDLARAAAGQPSFGGFLHERHHAAKRDAPSGTGLRLQEAARTGDPTREWPISSVRAGSIPGEHELVLDAPYESITLRHVARDRRVFAAGALTAGRWLLGRRGVFTLDALFEEG